The sequence GCATCGGCGCGCGCCAAAAGCAAAGGGGCGGGCCCGTGTTCCGGGCCCGCCCCTGGCGATGCCGTACGCGGCGTCGTGTGCTCGATCAGTCCAGCAGCGGCGCGATCAGCTGGGCGAAGTTGTTGCGCGCCCGGTTCAGGCGGCTCTTCACGGTGCCCAGGTTGGTGCTGGTGATCTCGGCGATCTCCTCGTACGTCTTGCCCTCCATCTCGCGCAGGACGAAGACGGTGCGGTGGTGCTCGGGAAGCTGGTCGACCGCCGAGTCCACCTGGCTCTTCAGGTGGCGCTTCCGGAACAGGTCGTCCGGCCGGTAGGTGTTGTCTTCCCACTCCAGCGGACGCGTGTCGGCGTCGCGGTTCTTCATCAGCGTCTGGAAGAGCACCAGCGGGTTGCGCGAGCGGTTGCGCAGCTCGTTCTTGGCCAGGTTCGACGCGATCGTGTAGATCCAGGTCGAGAACTTCTTGCTCTGGTCGAAGCGGTGAATGTGCCGGTACACGCGGATGAACGTTTCCTGCACCAGGTCTTCGCCGCGCTCACGGTCGCCCGTGGTGCGGTAGACGAAGTTCAGCAGGCGGTTCTGGTAGCGCTCCACCAGTTCGCCGAACGCCAGCCGGTCGCCCTCCAGGTGCGCGGCGACCACCCCGCTGTCGTCCAGCTGCTTCAGGCGCTCTCGCGGAGAAGGCTGCCTGGCCTCGCGGTCGCGATCGTTGACGAGGAGTTTCAGCATACGTTGGGTCTCCAGGGGTGGTTTAACCGGACGGGCGGCTGCGCCGCTCCCTCGTAGGGCACGTGCCGTACCCCGGGCCGTCGTGGGATTGGATGCGGCGGAAATCCGCATGGTTGCAAGGCTTCCGCACTTTCCCGCCGCTGCCGCCTCCCCCGCGTCCGTCCCCCCGGGGGGACAGTCGGTGCGAGGGAGTGACACCCGCCGCGTGTCGGCGTGACATCCGCGTGGCCGTACAACGTCC is a genomic window of Longimicrobium sp. containing:
- a CDS encoding sigma-70 family RNA polymerase sigma factor, with amino-acid sequence MLKLLVNDRDREARQPSPRERLKQLDDSGVVAAHLEGDRLAFGELVERYQNRLLNFVYRTTGDRERGEDLVQETFIRVYRHIHRFDQSKKFSTWIYTIASNLAKNELRNRSRNPLVLFQTLMKNRDADTRPLEWEDNTYRPDDLFRKRHLKSQVDSAVDQLPEHHRTVFVLREMEGKTYEEIAEITSTNLGTVKSRLNRARNNFAQLIAPLLD